The following are encoded together in the Apis mellifera strain DH4 linkage group LG4, Amel_HAv3.1, whole genome shotgun sequence genome:
- the LOC551614 gene encoding calpain-D isoform X1, which yields MGSIASVLQWHCSECALINPTESTRCARCGITRLRSDEKANLRFNLSLEHKVPRQKEEGKQRNDEEGDSSSVSILPTSLPKLHLKKLPVDDTCPTAYEYIKTDLIHCSEGNLILSNHTKKSHHDLWKRKSYKKESVKRSFSLPSLVRQWTCVRCLLNNNCSSGIICIACDANFSIAETDKKQIGARRSKKLNLRKTNRLKVASELLANILDGFNTNSSTNDAKIINKDMAQLTSISRSERRQDREDWTLPSIETMESTTLSFTNTDTSQRSPKRHSPSIYERVKSKVSRSLSNGSVVHKLSEHAIQRPTSLVVSESQQDDALWSCDNCTLDNAPGLEQCEACEAPRSPAPCSGVVISVPAWEPRTLSSAGSLSYRRSFSDVESVTNVSQKKIVNRRSLNEDEPPAVPPHSVGFSTKPKYSYIGITDPDIPPPLPKKQNNKLSLVPTKAHSEATSPVDVPNVNSLKRMWTCRKCSYAYNPLWSTGCDICGSSRSPPSLMQPSLITVTKDETNCSMHTQSPIVVSRDSVRYIPQKTATLATAESDLDDQIDLPSPVWTCKKCTLLNAASRTTCEACGGSKLKSIMHLEDTTLRKGESWVCPSCTLRNPLSAQTCNACKTLADFLDIPKDSKFFGSRSPSPRLSSTPINSKIVTSKHKNSVRRNSSSIGDKRHSRIKDSAHGQWQCKLCTYENKSTNGICEMCQISKNLSQLPIERPRIESGINTLTMQRQESVVMENLRQIEEREALEKWERIVRYCKETNEPFVDDSFPPAPKSLYYNPAETKDNHVVQWRRPHQINVDSTVDSKLPWAVFRKPLPSDISQGVLGNCWLLSALAVLAESDELVKRVLVMRETCPEGAYQVRLCKDGKWTTVLVDDLLPCDKRGHLVYSQAKRKQLWVPLIEKAVAKIHGCYEALVSGRAIEGLATLTGAPCESVPLQPSALPSEDELDKDLIWAQLLSSRQAMFLMGASCGGGNMKVDEEEYQRKGLRPRHAYSVLDVRDVQGIRLLRLRNPWGHYSWKGDWSDDSPIWTSQLREMLMPHGASDGVFWISFDDVLKYFDCIDICKTRVGWSEVRLRGALPPLSSLRHLSCVLLTVLEPTETEFTLFQEGQRNSEKSQRSQLDLCVVVFRTRSPAAPEVGRLVEHSKRQVRGFVGCHKMLERDLYIVVCLAFNHWHTGMEDISSYPEYVLAIHSSKRLLVEQISPPAFVLADAIISLTLTKGQRHEGREGMTAYYLTKGWAGLVVMVENRHVNKWIHVKCDCHESYNVVSTRGQLRTADSVPPLHRQVIIVLTQLEGSGGFSIAHRLTHRLANSGNLHDWGPPDTQHCPQIDTQVEGLHSPRLIT from the exons ATGGGCTCGATCGCATCGGTGTTGCAGTGGCATTGCTCGGAGTGCGCTCTGATAAATCCAACGGAGAGCACGCGATGCGCCAGGTGCGGCATTACTCGTCTTAGGAGTGATGAGAAGGCAAATCTCAGGTTCAACCTGAGTTTGGAGCACAAAGTTCCAAGAcaaaaagaagagggaaagCAAAGAAACGACGAGGAAGGTGACTCTTCCTCAGTCTCCATTCTACCAACATCTTTACCGAAACTTCATTTGAAGAAGCTACCAGTAGACGATACATGTCCGACAGCTTATGAATACATCAAAACCGATCTCATACATTG ctCAGagggaaatttaattctatctaaTCATACAAAGAAATCTCATCATGATTTATGGAAgagaaaatcttataaaaaggAATCAGTTAAACGATCTTTTTCTCTACCTTCCTTAGTAAGACAATGGACTTGTGTTCGTTGTCTATTAAACAACAATTGCAGTTCTGGTATAATTTGCATAGCTTGTGatgcaaatttttctatagCTGAAACTGATAAAAAACAGATTGGTGCACGTAgaagcaaaaaattaaatttacgtaAAACAAATCGTCTTAAAGTTGCCTCTGAACTTCTGGCGAATATTTTAGATggttttaatacaaattcttCTACAAATgatgcaaaaattattaataaag atatggCACAATTAACAAGTATAAGCCGTAGTGAAAGGAGACAAGACAGAGAAGACTGGACTTTACCATCAATAGAAACTATGGAATCTACTACACTTTCCTTTACAAATACTGATACCTCTCAACGTTCACCAAAAAGACATAGTCCTTCAATTTATGAACGAGTTAAATCCAAAGTTAGTCGCTCTTTATCTAATGGATCTGTTGTACATAAGTTATCTGAACATGCAATTCAAAGACCAACAAGTTTAGTAGTCTCAGAATCGCAACAAGATGATGCTCTCTGGAGTTGTGATAATTGTACTCTTGATAATGCTCCTGGCCTAGAACAATGTGAAGCATGTGAAGCTCCTAGAAGTCCAGCTCCTTGTAGTGGAGTAGTTATCAGTGTACCTGCCTGGGAACCACGAACTCTATCTTCTGCAGGTTCACTCTCTTATAGACGTTCTTTTTCTGATGTTGAATCTGTTACAAATGTAtctcagaaaaaaattgtcaatcgTAGAAGTCTCAATGAAGATGAACCACCTGCAGTACCACCTCATTCTGTTGGTTTTAGTACAAAGCCAAAGTATTCTTATATTGGAATTACTGATCCTGATATACCACCGCCATTgccaaaaaaacaaaataataaattaagtcTTGTACCCACAAAAGCACATAGTGAAGCAACTAGTCCTGTTGATGTACCAAATGTAAATTCATTGAAACGTATGTGGACATGTCGAAAATGTTCTTATGCCTATAATCCTTTATGGTCAACAGGCTGCGATATATGTGGATCTTCTCGATCACCACCTTCATTAATGCAACCTAGTTTAATAACCGTCACAAAAGATGAAACAAATTGTTCAATGCATACACAATCTCCAATTGTAGTATCTAGAGATAGTGTAAGATACATTCCACAAAAAACTGCTACATTGGCTACAGCTGAATCTGATTTAGATGATCAAATTGATCTACCTTCTCCTGTATGGACTTGTAAAAAATGTACATTATTAAATGCTGCTTCAAGAACAACATGTGAGGCATGTGGTGGTTCAAAGCTTAAAAGTATTATGCATTTAGAAGATACAACATTACGAAAAGGAGAAAGCTGGGTGTGTCCATCATGTACATTAAGAAATCCACTATCAGCACAAACTTGTAATGCTTGTAAGACATTAGcagattttttagatataccAAAAGATAGCAAATTTTTTGGATCAAGAAGTCCAAGTCCAAGACTCAGTTCAACtcctataaattcaaaaattgttacttcaaaacataaaaattctgTAAGAAGAAACAGTTCTTCAATTGGAGATAAAAGACATTCAAGAATTAAAGATTCTGCTCATGGCCaa tggCAGTGTAAATTGTGCACATATGAAAATAAGAGTACAAATGGAATTTGTGAAATGTGCCaaatctcaaaaaatttatctcaacTACCAATTGAAAGGCCTAGAATTGAATCTGGCATAAATACTCTTACAATGCAACGGCAAGAAAGTGTagttatggaaaatttaagacaaattgaagaaagagaagCATTGGAAAAATGGGAACGAATTGTTCGCTATTGCAAGGag acgAATGAACCTTTTGTTGATGATTCATTTCCACCAGCTCCAAAATCTCTATATTATAATCCAGCTGAAACAAAAGATAACCATGTTGTTCAATGGAGAAGGCCTCATCAAATTAATGTTGATTCTACAGTTGATTCTAAACTGCCTTGGGCTGTTTTTAGAAAGCCTTTACCTTCAGATATCTCACAAGGTGTATTAGGAAATTGTTGGTTACTTTCAGCTTTAGCTGTTTTAGCTGAAAGTGATGAGCTTGTAAAAAGAGTTTTAGTAATGAGAGAAACCTGCCCAGAAGGAGCTTATCAAGTAAGATTATGTAAAGATGGAAAATGGACCACAGTGCTTGTTGATGATTTATTACCCTGTGATAAAAGAGGCCATCTAGTATACTCTCAg gCAAAAAGAAAACAACTTTGGGTGCcattaattgaaaaagcaGTGGCTAAAATTCATGGTTGCTATGAAGCTTTAGTATCAGGACGTGCAATAGAAGGTCTAGCAACACTTACAGGTGCTCCCTGTGAAAGTGTGCCTTTACAACCATCTGCTTTGCCAAGTGAAGATGAACTTGATAAGGATTTAATATGGGCGCAACTTTTATCTTCAAGGCAAGCTATGTTTTTAATGGGTGCTAGTTGTGGAGGTGGTAACATGAAAGTTGATGAGGAAGAATATCAACGTAAAGGTTTAAGGCCAAG gcaCGCTTATTCTGTTCTTGATGTACGAGATGTACAG GGAATACGATTATTGAGATTACGTAATCCATGGGGTCACTACAGTTGGAAGGGTGATTGGTCTGATGATAGTCCTATCTGGACATCGCAATTACGAGAAATGCTTATGCCACATGGTGCTTCTGATGGTGTTTTCTGGATTTCTTTTGatgatgtattaaaatattttgattgtatTGATATTTGTAAAACTAGAGTTGGATGGAGTGAAGTTAGATTGCGCGGAGCACTTCCACCTTTATCATCTCTCAGACATTTATCATGTGTACTTTTAACGGTACTAGAGCCGACTGAAAcagaatttacattatttcaaGAAGGACAgag gaaTTCTGAAAAATCACAACGTTCTCAATTGGACTTGTGTGTAGTTGTTTTTCGTACACGTTCGCCAGCAGCACCAGAAGTGGGAAGATTAGTAGAACATAGTAAACGACAAGTACGTGGATTTGTTGGATGTCACAAAATGCTAGAAagagatttatatattgttgtatGTTTGGCTTTTAATCATTGGCATACAGGAATGGAAGATATTTCTAGCTATCCTGAATACGTTCTTGCCATCCACAGTTCAAAAAGACTATTAGTTGAACAAATTTCTCCACCAGCATTTGTCTTAGCTGATGCTATAATAAGTTTAACTCTAACAAAAGGACAGCGACATGAA gGAAGAGAAGGAATGACTGCTTATTACTTAACTAAAGGTTGGGCTGGACTTGTAGTAATGGTAGAAAATCGTCATGTAAATAAATGGATTCATGTAAAATGTGACTGCCATGAAAGCTATAATGTTGTATCCACAAGAGGACAACTCAGAACTGCCGATAGTGTTCCCCCGCTTCACAg acaaGTCATTATAGTTTTAACACAATTGGAAGGTAGTGGAGGTTTTTCAATAGCACATCGACTTACGCACAGATTAGCAAACAGTGGAAATTTGCATGATTGGGGTCCGCCAGATACTCAACATTGTCCACAAATTGACACTCAAGTTGAAGGTTTACATAGTCCTCGTTTAATCACGTGA
- the LOC551614 gene encoding calpain-D isoform X2 yields MAQLTSISRSERRQDREDWTLPSIETMESTTLSFTNTDTSQRSPKRHSPSIYERVKSKVSRSLSNGSVVHKLSEHAIQRPTSLVVSESQQDDALWSCDNCTLDNAPGLEQCEACEAPRSPAPCSGVVISVPAWEPRTLSSAGSLSYRRSFSDVESVTNVSQKKIVNRRSLNEDEPPAVPPHSVGFSTKPKYSYIGITDPDIPPPLPKKQNNKLSLVPTKAHSEATSPVDVPNVNSLKRMWTCRKCSYAYNPLWSTGCDICGSSRSPPSLMQPSLITVTKDETNCSMHTQSPIVVSRDSVRYIPQKTATLATAESDLDDQIDLPSPVWTCKKCTLLNAASRTTCEACGGSKLKSIMHLEDTTLRKGESWVCPSCTLRNPLSAQTCNACKTLADFLDIPKDSKFFGSRSPSPRLSSTPINSKIVTSKHKNSVRRNSSSIGDKRHSRIKDSAHGQWQCKLCTYENKSTNGICEMCQISKNLSQLPIERPRIESGINTLTMQRQESVVMENLRQIEEREALEKWERIVRYCKETNEPFVDDSFPPAPKSLYYNPAETKDNHVVQWRRPHQINVDSTVDSKLPWAVFRKPLPSDISQGVLGNCWLLSALAVLAESDELVKRVLVMRETCPEGAYQVRLCKDGKWTTVLVDDLLPCDKRGHLVYSQAKRKQLWVPLIEKAVAKIHGCYEALVSGRAIEGLATLTGAPCESVPLQPSALPSEDELDKDLIWAQLLSSRQAMFLMGASCGGGNMKVDEEEYQRKGLRPRHAYSVLDVRDVQGIRLLRLRNPWGHYSWKGDWSDDSPIWTSQLREMLMPHGASDGVFWISFDDVLKYFDCIDICKTRVGWSEVRLRGALPPLSSLRHLSCVLLTVLEPTETEFTLFQEGQRNSEKSQRSQLDLCVVVFRTRSPAAPEVGRLVEHSKRQVRGFVGCHKMLERDLYIVVCLAFNHWHTGMEDISSYPEYVLAIHSSKRLLVEQISPPAFVLADAIISLTLTKGQRHEGREGMTAYYLTKGWAGLVVMVENRHVNKWIHVKCDCHESYNVVSTRGQLRTADSVPPLHRQVIIVLTQLEGSGGFSIAHRLTHRLANSGNLHDWGPPDTQHCPQIDTQVEGLHSPRLIT; encoded by the exons atggCACAATTAACAAGTATAAGCCGTAGTGAAAGGAGACAAGACAGAGAAGACTGGACTTTACCATCAATAGAAACTATGGAATCTACTACACTTTCCTTTACAAATACTGATACCTCTCAACGTTCACCAAAAAGACATAGTCCTTCAATTTATGAACGAGTTAAATCCAAAGTTAGTCGCTCTTTATCTAATGGATCTGTTGTACATAAGTTATCTGAACATGCAATTCAAAGACCAACAAGTTTAGTAGTCTCAGAATCGCAACAAGATGATGCTCTCTGGAGTTGTGATAATTGTACTCTTGATAATGCTCCTGGCCTAGAACAATGTGAAGCATGTGAAGCTCCTAGAAGTCCAGCTCCTTGTAGTGGAGTAGTTATCAGTGTACCTGCCTGGGAACCACGAACTCTATCTTCTGCAGGTTCACTCTCTTATAGACGTTCTTTTTCTGATGTTGAATCTGTTACAAATGTAtctcagaaaaaaattgtcaatcgTAGAAGTCTCAATGAAGATGAACCACCTGCAGTACCACCTCATTCTGTTGGTTTTAGTACAAAGCCAAAGTATTCTTATATTGGAATTACTGATCCTGATATACCACCGCCATTgccaaaaaaacaaaataataaattaagtcTTGTACCCACAAAAGCACATAGTGAAGCAACTAGTCCTGTTGATGTACCAAATGTAAATTCATTGAAACGTATGTGGACATGTCGAAAATGTTCTTATGCCTATAATCCTTTATGGTCAACAGGCTGCGATATATGTGGATCTTCTCGATCACCACCTTCATTAATGCAACCTAGTTTAATAACCGTCACAAAAGATGAAACAAATTGTTCAATGCATACACAATCTCCAATTGTAGTATCTAGAGATAGTGTAAGATACATTCCACAAAAAACTGCTACATTGGCTACAGCTGAATCTGATTTAGATGATCAAATTGATCTACCTTCTCCTGTATGGACTTGTAAAAAATGTACATTATTAAATGCTGCTTCAAGAACAACATGTGAGGCATGTGGTGGTTCAAAGCTTAAAAGTATTATGCATTTAGAAGATACAACATTACGAAAAGGAGAAAGCTGGGTGTGTCCATCATGTACATTAAGAAATCCACTATCAGCACAAACTTGTAATGCTTGTAAGACATTAGcagattttttagatataccAAAAGATAGCAAATTTTTTGGATCAAGAAGTCCAAGTCCAAGACTCAGTTCAACtcctataaattcaaaaattgttacttcaaaacataaaaattctgTAAGAAGAAACAGTTCTTCAATTGGAGATAAAAGACATTCAAGAATTAAAGATTCTGCTCATGGCCaa tggCAGTGTAAATTGTGCACATATGAAAATAAGAGTACAAATGGAATTTGTGAAATGTGCCaaatctcaaaaaatttatctcaacTACCAATTGAAAGGCCTAGAATTGAATCTGGCATAAATACTCTTACAATGCAACGGCAAGAAAGTGTagttatggaaaatttaagacaaattgaagaaagagaagCATTGGAAAAATGGGAACGAATTGTTCGCTATTGCAAGGag acgAATGAACCTTTTGTTGATGATTCATTTCCACCAGCTCCAAAATCTCTATATTATAATCCAGCTGAAACAAAAGATAACCATGTTGTTCAATGGAGAAGGCCTCATCAAATTAATGTTGATTCTACAGTTGATTCTAAACTGCCTTGGGCTGTTTTTAGAAAGCCTTTACCTTCAGATATCTCACAAGGTGTATTAGGAAATTGTTGGTTACTTTCAGCTTTAGCTGTTTTAGCTGAAAGTGATGAGCTTGTAAAAAGAGTTTTAGTAATGAGAGAAACCTGCCCAGAAGGAGCTTATCAAGTAAGATTATGTAAAGATGGAAAATGGACCACAGTGCTTGTTGATGATTTATTACCCTGTGATAAAAGAGGCCATCTAGTATACTCTCAg gCAAAAAGAAAACAACTTTGGGTGCcattaattgaaaaagcaGTGGCTAAAATTCATGGTTGCTATGAAGCTTTAGTATCAGGACGTGCAATAGAAGGTCTAGCAACACTTACAGGTGCTCCCTGTGAAAGTGTGCCTTTACAACCATCTGCTTTGCCAAGTGAAGATGAACTTGATAAGGATTTAATATGGGCGCAACTTTTATCTTCAAGGCAAGCTATGTTTTTAATGGGTGCTAGTTGTGGAGGTGGTAACATGAAAGTTGATGAGGAAGAATATCAACGTAAAGGTTTAAGGCCAAG gcaCGCTTATTCTGTTCTTGATGTACGAGATGTACAG GGAATACGATTATTGAGATTACGTAATCCATGGGGTCACTACAGTTGGAAGGGTGATTGGTCTGATGATAGTCCTATCTGGACATCGCAATTACGAGAAATGCTTATGCCACATGGTGCTTCTGATGGTGTTTTCTGGATTTCTTTTGatgatgtattaaaatattttgattgtatTGATATTTGTAAAACTAGAGTTGGATGGAGTGAAGTTAGATTGCGCGGAGCACTTCCACCTTTATCATCTCTCAGACATTTATCATGTGTACTTTTAACGGTACTAGAGCCGACTGAAAcagaatttacattatttcaaGAAGGACAgag gaaTTCTGAAAAATCACAACGTTCTCAATTGGACTTGTGTGTAGTTGTTTTTCGTACACGTTCGCCAGCAGCACCAGAAGTGGGAAGATTAGTAGAACATAGTAAACGACAAGTACGTGGATTTGTTGGATGTCACAAAATGCTAGAAagagatttatatattgttgtatGTTTGGCTTTTAATCATTGGCATACAGGAATGGAAGATATTTCTAGCTATCCTGAATACGTTCTTGCCATCCACAGTTCAAAAAGACTATTAGTTGAACAAATTTCTCCACCAGCATTTGTCTTAGCTGATGCTATAATAAGTTTAACTCTAACAAAAGGACAGCGACATGAA gGAAGAGAAGGAATGACTGCTTATTACTTAACTAAAGGTTGGGCTGGACTTGTAGTAATGGTAGAAAATCGTCATGTAAATAAATGGATTCATGTAAAATGTGACTGCCATGAAAGCTATAATGTTGTATCCACAAGAGGACAACTCAGAACTGCCGATAGTGTTCCCCCGCTTCACAg acaaGTCATTATAGTTTTAACACAATTGGAAGGTAGTGGAGGTTTTTCAATAGCACATCGACTTACGCACAGATTAGCAAACAGTGGAAATTTGCATGATTGGGGTCCGCCAGATACTCAACATTGTCCACAAATTGACACTCAAGTTGAAGGTTTACATAGTCCTCGTTTAATCACGTGA